Proteins from a genomic interval of Desulfurobacteriaceae bacterium:
- a CDS encoding GTPase domain-containing protein has translation VDGIVFVADSQEERHDANLDTLDDMIENLKDYDLKIEEIPLVIQYNKRDLPNVLPVEVLRKDLNKWNCPDFEAVAPKGIGVLETFKEITRLVIKNLRK, from the coding sequence GAGTTGATGGTATAGTTTTTGTAGCCGACTCTCAAGAAGAAAGACACGATGCTAACCTTGACACTTTAGATGATATGATAGAAAACCTCAAAGACTACGATCTAAAGATTGAAGAAATACCCTTAGTTATCCAGTACAACAAAAGAGATTTACCAAATGTTTTACCTGTTGAAGTTTTAAGGAAAGACCTTAATAAGTGGAACTGTCCAGATTTTGAAGCAGTTGCTCCAAAAGGTATCGGTGTTCTTGAAACTTTCAAGGAAATAACCCGTTTAGTTATAAAGAACTTGAGAAAGTGA
- a CDS encoding gliding-motility protein MglA → MPFVNFATREINCKIVYYGPGLSGKTTNIKWIYEHVKPENRGELVTLATETERTLFFDFVPIEVSSVRGFKVRFHLYTTPGQIIYQASRKLIL, encoded by the coding sequence ATGCCATTTGTAAACTTTGCAACTAGAGAGATAAACTGTAAGATAGTTTATTATGGTCCAGGTCTAAGTGGTAAAACTACAAACATTAAGTGGATTTATGAACACGTAAAGCCTGAGAATCGTGGGGAACTGGTAACTCTTGCAACCGAAACGGAAAGGACTCTATTTTTTGATTTTGTGCCAATTGAAGTTTCTAGCGTAAGGGGCTTTAAAGTAAGGTTCCACCTATACACAACACCGGGACAGATCATCTATCAGGCAAGTCGTAAACTAATCCTTAA
- a CDS encoding roadblock/LC7 domain-containing protein, which produces MLNITLEEDKKLRELLSNLAEESKSKIVFLIDKSGQLISRSDSPDFSSDEITFASLTAGNVAASEALSKLLGDKDLNHMFTETEEEGIYMILVDDKFILVAIFNKELSNLGILRVKIKKYYPEIVKILRTILERTKNESAVSEEINIDDIDLDSLFE; this is translated from the coding sequence ATGCTCAATATAACACTTGAAGAAGATAAGAAGCTAAGGGAACTTCTATCTAATTTAGCTGAGGAGAGTAAATCTAAGATTGTATTCTTGATAGATAAGTCTGGTCAGCTCATTAGCCGTAGTGATTCTCCCGATTTTTCTTCTGATGAGATTACTTTTGCCTCCTTGACCGCCGGTAACGTGGCGGCTTCGGAGGCTTTATCTAAACTCCTTGGGGACAAAGACCTGAACCATATGTTCACGGAAACGGAAGAAGAAGGTATCTATATGATCCTTGTAGATGACAAGTTTATACTCGTTGCTATTTTCAATAAAGAATTATCAAACCTTGGAATATTGAGGGTCAAAATTAAAAAGTATTATCCTGAGATTGTGAAGATACTTAGAACCATACTTGAAAGAACAAAGAACGAATCTGCCGTATCTGAGGAAATTAACATTGATGATATTGACTTAGACTCCCTTTTTGAATAG
- a CDS encoding thiamine pyrophosphate-dependent enzyme gives MAQVKASEIKVPPLKKLTNYPEKLAPGHRLCAGCGASIIIRQMYMVANALGYELIIANATGCVEVCTTIYPYNAWRSPWIHNAFENAAATIAGVEAAYKALKRKGKLPTDKKVKFVALGGDGGTADIGFQALSGALERGHDFIYVCYDNEAYMNTGIQRSSATPKFANTTTQPVGSCSVGKPQSKKWMPEVAAAHGIPYVAQVSPSHWKDFMEKFKKAILTEGPSYINAFCVCPRGWRSKEEEGMTIARLAVETNYWPLFEVENGKWKITYRPKNPKPVEEFLKTQGRFKHLFKPENKHLIDELQAEVDRRWDLLNKLEQLGREE, from the coding sequence ATGGCACAGGTTAAAGCTAGCGAAATTAAAGTACCACCTTTAAAGAAGTTAACTAATTATCCTGAGAAGCTTGCACCTGGACATAGACTTTGTGCAGGATGTGGTGCATCTATCATTATTAGACAAATGTACATGGTTGCTAATGCTCTTGGATATGAGCTCATTATCGCTAACGCCACAGGTTGCGTAGAAGTTTGTACAACAATATATCCTTACAATGCGTGGCGTTCTCCTTGGATTCACAATGCCTTTGAAAACGCTGCTGCAACAATAGCTGGAGTAGAGGCAGCTTACAAAGCCCTCAAGAGAAAAGGTAAACTTCCTACTGATAAGAAGGTTAAGTTTGTAGCTCTTGGAGGAGACGGAGGAACAGCAGACATCGGATTCCAAGCACTTTCTGGAGCATTAGAAAGGGGACACGACTTTATTTATGTTTGTTACGATAACGAAGCTTACATGAACACAGGTATTCAAAGGTCAAGTGCTACTCCGAAATTTGCAAACACTACAACTCAGCCAGTAGGTTCTTGTAGCGTAGGAAAGCCTCAGAGTAAGAAGTGGATGCCAGAAGTTGCTGCTGCTCATGGAATTCCATACGTTGCTCAGGTATCCCCTTCACATTGGAAAGATTTTATGGAAAAATTTAAGAAAGCAATTTTGACAGAGGGACCGTCATACATTAATGCCTTTTGCGTGTGTCCGAGAGGATGGCGTTCTAAAGAGGAAGAAGGAATGACAATAGCAAGGCTTGCGGTGGAAACAAACTACTGGCCACTTTTTGAAGTTGAGAACGGAAAGTGGAAGATTACGTATAGACCTAAGAATCCAAAGCCTGTTGAAGAGTTCTTAAAGACACAGGGAAGATTTAAGCATCTCTTTAAGCCTGAAAACAAACACTTAATAGATGAATTACAGGCTGAAGTTGATAGAAGATGGGATTTACTAAATAAACTAGAACAGCTTGGAAGGGAAGAGTGA
- the porA gene encoding pyruvate ferredoxin oxidoreductase translates to MRPELIKEVTYVPYSGNMAAAEAMRQINPDVVAAYPITPQTELMQFFADFVANGLVDSEYIPVESEHSAMSACVGAAAAGSRAMTATAGPGLAYMWEVLGIASGMRLPIVMTVVNRALSAPINIHGDQSDIMGARDQGWIMLFSENAEEQYDNLIQAIKIAEDERTRLPVMVGMDGFVISHAIERVRLLPDKAVSEFIGELKPMYSLLDVDNPVAHGPVAMTDSYMEFKRQQRDAMMNAYKVIREVGEAFEEAFGKKYEHIETYKTEDADYILIIIGSTAGTAKFVVDKLREEKGIKAGIIKIRTFRPFPYYDVMDAIEASNCKAIGVFDRAETFGGASGPLFEEIATAQHLRRKYYPMVGFIYGLGGRDTNVNHIEEAIDKLQRLAAGEEIPLVNYLNLKE, encoded by the coding sequence ATGAGACCTGAGCTAATTAAAGAGGTAACTTACGTTCCATATTCTGGAAATATGGCAGCTGCAGAAGCTATGAGACAGATTAATCCAGATGTTGTGGCTGCTTATCCAATTACTCCTCAAACAGAGTTAATGCAGTTCTTTGCAGACTTTGTAGCGAATGGTCTTGTAGATAGTGAGTATATTCCTGTTGAAAGTGAACACTCTGCTATGTCTGCTTGCGTTGGTGCAGCAGCAGCTGGTTCAAGGGCTATGACAGCTACAGCTGGTCCAGGTCTTGCTTACATGTGGGAAGTTCTCGGAATTGCTTCTGGAATGAGACTTCCAATTGTTATGACTGTAGTTAACAGAGCCCTTTCTGCTCCTATCAACATTCACGGTGATCAGTCCGATATAATGGGAGCAAGAGACCAAGGTTGGATAATGCTCTTTTCTGAAAATGCAGAAGAACAGTACGATAACCTCATTCAAGCTATAAAGATAGCTGAAGATGAAAGAACAAGACTTCCTGTAATGGTTGGAATGGACGGTTTCGTTATTTCTCACGCTATTGAAAGAGTTAGACTTCTTCCAGATAAAGCTGTAAGTGAGTTCATTGGGGAACTAAAACCAATGTACTCCCTCTTAGATGTTGACAATCCTGTGGCTCACGGTCCAGTTGCAATGACAGACTCCTACATGGAGTTTAAGCGTCAACAAAGAGACGCTATGATGAATGCTTACAAGGTAATAAGAGAAGTAGGAGAAGCTTTTGAAGAAGCTTTTGGCAAGAAATATGAACACATTGAAACTTACAAGACAGAAGATGCTGACTACATCTTAATTATCATAGGTTCTACTGCAGGAACTGCTAAGTTCGTTGTAGATAAGCTAAGAGAAGAGAAAGGAATTAAAGCTGGTATTATCAAGATTAGAACATTTAGGCCATTCCCATACTACGATGTAATGGACGCAATAGAGGCTTCTAACTGTAAAGCAATTGGTGTATTTGATAGGGCTGAAACATTTGGAGGAGCATCTGGTCCTCTATTTGAAGAAATTGCAACAGCTCAACACCTAAGACGTAAGTACTACCCAATGGTAGGATTTATTTACGGACTTGGTGGAAGGGATACAAACGTTAACCACATTGAAGAAGCTATAGATAAGCTTCAAAGACTCGCTGCTGGAGAGGAAATTCCTCTTGTAAACTACCTTAACTTGAAAGAGTAA
- the porD gene encoding pyruvate synthase subunit PorD — MIKGWKDLPIGGVIPEPGSSEKYNTGEWRAWRPVFEKEKCVNCMICWVFCPDSCILVKDEQMIGINYDHCKGCGICAYECPTNALEMKPEYLFREED; from the coding sequence ATGATTAAGGGATGGAAAGATTTGCCAATAGGTGGAGTAATTCCTGAACCCGGTTCAAGTGAAAAATACAATACAGGTGAATGGAGAGCTTGGAGACCTGTTTTTGAAAAGGAAAAGTGCGTAAACTGTATGATTTGCTGGGTATTCTGTCCAGACTCTTGTATTTTAGTGAAAGATGAACAAATGATAGGAATTAACTACGATCACTGCAAAGGTTGTGGTATCTGTGCTTACGAATGTCCAACAAATGCTCTTGAAATGAAGCCTGAGTATCTCTTTCGTGAGGAGGATTAA